A genomic region of Roseateles amylovorans contains the following coding sequences:
- a CDS encoding sensor histidine kinase: MNARAALAAALRPMGARMWALGLALLMCGEAFALHADLGLSAFTRTSWTAKDGYPHAVTAIAQTRDGTLWLGNASGLYRFDGLRFRREDLPRDDRVSSAQVSKLMASPTGGLWIGFTMGGAALLQDGRLTAFTPQDGLPAGTVKAMAIEQDGTVWLGTTRGLARFADSQWQMVDKVPGHPAVHVTGLLADSAGALWLVSTEQLWVRPRGSVSFQPVQPALAVDDNTGIAESPSGEVWLCTMKGLQRLQRNAPSPRPAAHTNGMNLTVDRDGGLWCNDRTGALRRVGRPAGMTQLRWDQAASVPSYTEDTRFGAFQNAGITEDDEGNLWLASITGLHRFSEPRVRRRLDGTTAALNTHTAALVAGDQGTVWLAQRFSAPIEIADGTVTAHPTLGGHSTALRSDDGAIWFAGYFHLTRLAGGRTERIDLPAGTSTEVQALAQRRGGDLWVSLMRTGVFRRRSGEWTANGGVAALPRMPAITLATDASDRLWLGYMEGRVAVLDGDRATVFEDGNRLPIGNVTALYGRRGHVWAGGEFGLAVLDGSAFRTVTLHSGASFNSVTGIIETAAGEVWVNSSRGITHFSAAEVRRVAQDPDYRPRGETFDTLDGVEGGAARLRPLPTAVEGTDGRLWFLTSAGLYVIDPPRLPRNTVPPRLHIDSLTLGDQRLQPGRDITLPGGTTAFRIGYVGLSLTLPEKVSYRYRMDGVDTDWQDAGNRQEALYTDLRPGRYRFQVMASNADGVWTDRPATLDITLAPTFVQTRWFLAMCVLAATLLGWLVVRLRVRQMAGRLRARYEERMAERERIARELHDTLLQSTQGLIIQFQAATDRMAANDPARAALNEALDRSEAVLTEGRDRVLDLRLSSPPQDDLPEAFAATGKALVQGRDMTFRMLVEGTACPLRPVTQEEIYLIGREALLNALRHSKARAIELQLIYAADRFCMRVRDDGIGVDAPTLAAVERPDHWGVRGMRERAARIGARLDFWSRPAAGTEIELCMAASLAYASAPPRRWWARRRSVSR, encoded by the coding sequence ATGAATGCAAGGGCCGCGCTGGCTGCTGCGCTGCGGCCGATGGGCGCAAGGATGTGGGCGCTGGGACTGGCGCTGCTGATGTGTGGCGAGGCCTTCGCGCTGCACGCCGATCTGGGTCTGAGCGCGTTCACGCGCACGAGCTGGACGGCCAAGGACGGCTATCCCCACGCCGTCACCGCCATTGCCCAGACCCGGGACGGAACACTCTGGCTGGGCAATGCCAGCGGGCTGTACCGCTTCGACGGGCTGCGCTTCCGGCGCGAGGACCTGCCGCGGGACGACCGGGTCTCGTCCGCACAGGTGTCCAAGCTGATGGCCTCCCCCACTGGCGGACTCTGGATCGGCTTCACCATGGGCGGCGCGGCCCTTCTCCAGGACGGCCGGCTGACCGCCTTCACCCCCCAGGACGGCCTGCCGGCCGGCACGGTGAAGGCCATGGCCATTGAGCAGGACGGCACGGTCTGGCTGGGCACCACCCGAGGTCTGGCCCGATTCGCTGATTCACAGTGGCAGATGGTGGACAAGGTGCCCGGCCATCCCGCGGTGCATGTCACCGGCCTGCTGGCCGACAGTGCCGGCGCGCTGTGGTTGGTCTCCACCGAGCAGCTGTGGGTCCGTCCACGAGGGTCGGTCTCGTTCCAGCCGGTGCAACCCGCGCTTGCCGTCGATGACAACACCGGCATTGCCGAGTCGCCCTCGGGCGAGGTGTGGCTGTGCACGATGAAGGGGCTGCAGCGGCTGCAAAGGAACGCCCCGTCCCCTCGACCCGCAGCCCACACCAACGGGATGAACCTCACCGTGGATCGAGATGGCGGGCTGTGGTGCAACGACCGCACCGGCGCCTTGCGCCGGGTCGGGCGCCCCGCGGGGATGACGCAACTCCGCTGGGACCAGGCGGCGTCAGTGCCGTCGTACACCGAGGACACCCGATTCGGCGCCTTCCAGAATGCCGGCATCACCGAGGACGACGAAGGGAACCTGTGGCTGGCCTCCATCACCGGTCTGCATCGGTTCTCCGAGCCCCGGGTTCGGCGACGGCTGGACGGCACCACGGCGGCGCTCAACACCCACACGGCCGCGTTGGTGGCGGGCGACCAGGGCACCGTGTGGCTGGCACAGCGCTTCAGCGCCCCGATTGAAATTGCGGACGGCACGGTGACCGCCCACCCCACGCTGGGCGGTCACTCCACCGCGCTTCGCAGCGACGACGGGGCGATCTGGTTCGCCGGCTACTTCCATCTGACGCGCCTGGCCGGCGGCCGCACCGAACGCATCGATCTGCCGGCGGGCACATCGACCGAGGTCCAAGCCCTGGCGCAACGCCGCGGCGGCGATCTCTGGGTCTCCCTGATGCGCACCGGCGTGTTTCGCCGCAGGTCGGGCGAATGGACGGCCAACGGGGGCGTGGCGGCCTTGCCCCGGATGCCCGCCATCACCTTGGCGACCGATGCCTCCGATCGGCTCTGGCTGGGGTACATGGAGGGCCGCGTTGCCGTGCTGGACGGTGATCGGGCGACCGTGTTCGAGGACGGCAACCGCCTGCCCATCGGCAACGTGACGGCCCTGTACGGCCGGCGCGGGCATGTCTGGGCCGGCGGCGAATTCGGCCTGGCGGTGCTGGATGGGTCGGCATTCCGCACGGTGACCTTGCACAGCGGCGCCTCCTTCAACAGCGTCACCGGCATCATCGAGACCGCTGCGGGGGAGGTATGGGTGAACAGCAGCCGGGGCATCACCCATTTCTCCGCCGCCGAGGTCCGGCGTGTGGCCCAGGATCCCGACTACCGGCCACGCGGCGAGACCTTCGACACCCTGGACGGCGTGGAAGGCGGCGCGGCTCGCCTCAGGCCCTTGCCCACCGCTGTGGAGGGCACGGACGGGCGGTTGTGGTTCCTCACCAGCGCCGGTCTGTATGTCATCGACCCGCCGCGCCTGCCACGCAATACGGTGCCGCCGCGTCTGCACATCGACTCGCTGACCCTCGGCGACCAGCGCTTGCAGCCCGGGCGCGACATCACCCTGCCCGGAGGAACCACCGCGTTCCGGATCGGTTATGTGGGTCTCAGCCTGACGCTGCCGGAGAAGGTCAGCTACCGCTATCGAATGGACGGCGTCGATACCGACTGGCAAGACGCCGGCAACCGGCAGGAAGCGCTCTACACCGACCTCAGGCCCGGGCGTTATCGCTTCCAGGTCATGGCGAGCAATGCCGATGGGGTCTGGACCGACCGCCCCGCGACGCTGGACATCACCCTGGCGCCGACCTTCGTTCAGACGCGGTGGTTCCTGGCGATGTGTGTGCTGGCGGCGACGCTGCTGGGCTGGCTGGTCGTTCGTCTTCGGGTACGGCAGATGGCCGGCCGCCTGCGCGCGCGGTACGAAGAACGCATGGCCGAGCGTGAGCGCATTGCGCGGGAACTGCACGACACCCTGCTGCAGAGCACCCAGGGACTGATCATCCAGTTCCAGGCCGCCACCGACCGCATGGCCGCGAATGATCCGGCGCGGGCCGCACTCAACGAGGCGCTGGACCGCAGCGAAGCGGTGCTCACCGAGGGCCGCGATCGGGTGCTGGATCTTCGACTGTCCTCGCCGCCGCAGGACGATCTGCCGGAGGCCTTCGCCGCCACGGGGAAAGCGCTCGTGCAGGGCCGTGACATGACCTTCCGGATGCTGGTGGAAGGCACGGCCTGTCCCCTGCGGCCCGTCACGCAGGAGGAGATCTACCTCATCGGTCGAGAAGCGCTGCTCAATGCGCTGCGCCATTCGAAGGCCCGCGCCATCGAGCTGCAGCTGATCTACGCGGCGGATCGGTTCTGCATGCGGGTGCGCGATGACGGCATCGGCGTGGATGCGCCCACGCTGGCCGCCGTGGAGCGCCCGGACCATTGGGGCGTGCGCGGGATGCGCGAGCGGGCTGCACGCATCGGCGCGCGACTCGACTTCTGGAGCCGTCCTGCGGCCGGCACCGAGATCGAGCTGTGCATGGCGGCGTCGCTGGCTTATGCATCAGCACCGCCGCGCCGGTGGTGGGCCCGTCGGCGGTCCGTGTCGCGCTGA